In the Palaeococcus pacificus DY20341 genome, one interval contains:
- a CDS encoding M1 family aminopeptidase: MSPITQWFISPLDDVLNVTLYVPNGSMVFVPYEGVFNSSVSLENVNFSRSNYIFFIGGLYVRKDLTASNISVHVFIPKACYRDLYWPTAEMYITGTLTYYYKWLNVTLVNDVYILLRLGSVGRDFKGLTWGRYGLIVIDCVGGMSKLVNSDINIFYHELAHLWFGGYANFGRLNEGFATYLEWRMLDVFGHRKYFFQKVEEEVIRYHSRINIASALDLRSRGYSDPAVTAMIYNKAAFAFRSLELVMGRETFDRALEDLLRDCQGTYCDLTTVQVVFENVSGQDLGWFFEEWFNSTKLPDYKIENLTLSSESGSYSLTFTITDTSNFIMPLEIRTVTEDGRFIDKTVWVNGSAEVSFKLDAKPMRIILDPNEWMVNENKEYDVNGIKVIVE, translated from the coding sequence CAGTGGTTCATTTCCCCACTGGACGATGTTTTGAATGTCACTTTGTATGTCCCGAATGGAAGTATGGTCTTTGTCCCCTACGAAGGTGTCTTTAACTCTTCAGTTAGCCTTGAGAACGTCAACTTCTCCCGCTCTAACTATATTTTCTTCATCGGTGGTCTCTACGTGAGAAAAGATCTCACTGCAAGCAACATAAGCGTTCATGTTTTCATTCCCAAAGCCTGTTATCGCGACCTCTACTGGCCCACGGCAGAGATGTACATCACTGGCACGCTGACCTACTATTACAAGTGGCTCAACGTGACGCTAGTGAATGATGTGTATATACTCCTTAGGCTTGGTTCGGTGGGGAGGGACTTCAAAGGGCTTACCTGGGGACGCTATGGCCTGATTGTTATCGACTGTGTTGGAGGAATGTCAAAGCTCGTCAATTCTGACATCAACATATTCTACCACGAACTCGCCCATCTCTGGTTCGGTGGTTACGCAAACTTCGGCAGACTGAATGAGGGATTTGCGACTTACCTTGAGTGGAGAATGCTTGATGTATTTGGCCACAGAAAATACTTCTTTCAAAAGGTGGAAGAGGAGGTTATTAGATATCACTCCCGGATAAACATAGCTAGTGCCCTCGATTTGCGTTCGAGGGGTTACTCTGACCCGGCTGTTACTGCGATGATCTACAACAAGGCGGCCTTCGCCTTTCGTTCGTTGGAACTGGTTATGGGCAGGGAAACCTTCGATCGTGCCCTTGAAGACCTGCTTAGAGATTGCCAAGGAACTTACTGTGATCTCACGACTGTTCAGGTAGTCTTCGAGAACGTCAGCGGTCAAGATCTTGGCTGGTTCTTTGAGGAGTGGTTCAACTCCACAAAGTTGCCAGACTACAAGATTGAAAACCTCACGCTGAGTAGCGAGAGCGGAAGCTACAGCCTCACGTTCACTATAACCGACACCAGCAACTTTATAATGCCTCTTGAGATAAGAACCGTCACAGAGGACGGCAGATTCATAGACAAAACTGTATGGGTTAACGGAAGCGCTGAAGTCAGCTTTAAGCTCGATGCCAAGCCTATGAGGATTATTCTCGACCCAAACGAATGGATGGTGAATGAGAACAAAGAATATGATGTGAATGGGATAAAGGTGATAGTTGAATGA
- a CDS encoding aromatic amino acid transport family protein — MALSRNEALALAIGTQIGAGVLGLPYAARKIGLIPSIGVMFIVALVMYVTALFVLELSAKNGGKQMSTLAKEILGRPGGVIMFASVSLMSYGALLAYISGGGGVFANLFGINEEIGALIFWAFASLIIYRGLEMSGRSELILSGVLMILFMIVAAMAIPHAKVENAFYMGSEGLVTLFGVAIFAFGCHTIVPDIYKGLGNYREAKKVLLLAFLVPAIMYSLLSSRHNVFTLRGLIPLSLW; from the coding sequence ATGGCGTTGAGTAGGAACGAGGCACTTGCGTTAGCAATAGGAACTCAAATCGGGGCTGGTGTTTTAGGTTTGCCCTATGCGGCGAGAAAAATAGGTCTAATCCCAAGCATAGGTGTCATGTTCATTGTCGCTCTCGTCATGTACGTAACTGCTCTCTTTGTCCTTGAGCTTTCAGCAAAGAACGGCGGAAAGCAGATGTCCACGTTAGCTAAGGAAATACTTGGCAGGCCTGGAGGAGTAATAATGTTTGCAAGCGTTTCTCTAATGAGCTATGGTGCTCTATTAGCTTATATCTCTGGTGGAGGAGGTGTTTTCGCGAACCTCTTTGGCATAAACGAGGAGATAGGTGCATTAATCTTTTGGGCCTTTGCGAGCCTCATAATTTATAGAGGATTGGAGATGTCAGGAAGGAGCGAGCTAATTTTGAGCGGTGTTTTAATGATTCTCTTCATGATAGTTGCAGCAATGGCCATACCCCACGCAAAGGTGGAAAATGCATTCTATATGGGGAGCGAAGGGCTCGTAACGCTCTTTGGAGTTGCTATATTTGCATTCGGATGCCACACAATAGTTCCAGACATCTACAAAGGGCTTGGGAACTATAGAGAGGCCAAAAAAGTGTTGCTCTTGGCTTTCTTAGTTCCCGCCATAATGTATTCACTCCTTAGTTCCCGCCATAATGTATTCACTCTTCGTGGCCTCATTCCTCTTAGTCTTTGGTGA
- a CDS encoding aromatic amino acid transport family protein, which translates to MYSLFVASFLLVFGENTPQIATQALEQLYGRTGMLIGSLIPIFAILTSYIGLGLAQLDNMEEYLKMNRKLAWAITVLPPLALYMGGIRDFVEVLGAAGSTGDFMAFIIMPVVLYITYKLRPAFFR; encoded by the coding sequence ATGTATTCACTCTTCGTGGCCTCATTCCTCTTAGTCTTTGGTGAGAATACTCCCCAAATAGCGACTCAAGCCCTCGAGCAGCTCTATGGAAGAACAGGAATGCTCATTGGAAGTTTAATCCCAATCTTTGCTATCCTAACGAGCTACATAGGCCTTGGCTTGGCTCAATTGGACAACATGGAAGAGTACTTAAAGATGAATAGAAAGCTCGCATGGGCCATAACAGTCCTTCCACCATTGGCACTCTACATGGGTGGAATTAGAGACTTCGTTGAGGTTTTAGGAGCTGCGGGAAGCACAGGCGATTTCATGGCCTTCATAATAATGCCTGTGGTACTTTACATAACTTATAAGCTTAGGCCTGCGTTCTTTAGGTAG
- a CDS encoding fumarylacetoacetate hydrolase family protein produces MIRLPFRDGFYELRPSKVICLGRNYEEHAKELGHEVPQEPVIFLKPPSSLIGPDKTIILPRKSKEVHHEVELAVIIGKRGKNIPKTKAMDYVLGYTVFMDITARDLQWEAKKKGLPWTLAKGFDTFAPIGPRIVDKREIDVSDLEIGLKVNGEVRQLSRTSKMIFKIDEIISYVSSIMTLEKGDIIATGTPEGVGPLRHGDVVEAWIEGIGVLKEEVLNERSILC; encoded by the coding sequence ATGATACGCTTACCCTTTAGGGACGGTTTTTATGAACTCAGGCCGAGCAAGGTAATCTGTCTCGGAAGAAACTATGAGGAGCATGCTAAAGAGTTGGGTCATGAAGTGCCACAAGAGCCCGTAATTTTTTTAAAGCCACCTTCTTCGCTAATTGGGCCAGACAAGACCATTATACTCCCAAGAAAAAGCAAAGAGGTTCATCATGAGGTTGAATTAGCAGTAATCATTGGCAAGAGGGGCAAAAACATTCCAAAAACCAAAGCAATGGACTACGTTTTGGGCTACACAGTTTTTATGGACATAACTGCTCGAGACCTGCAGTGGGAAGCGAAGAAGAAAGGTCTTCCTTGGACTTTGGCTAAGGGTTTTGACACATTTGCCCCAATTGGACCTAGAATAGTGGATAAACGCGAAATAGATGTGAGCGATTTGGAGATTGGGCTAAAAGTTAACGGCGAGGTCAGGCAACTATCGAGGACGAGCAAGATGATTTTCAAAATCGACGAAATAATAAGCTACGTCTCGAGCATAATGACGCTTGAAAAAGGAGATATAATAGCAACGGGAACTCCTGAAGGCGTAGGTCCTCTTAGGCACGGCGATGTTGTGGAGGCCTGGATTGAGGGAATTGGCGTTTTAAAAGAGGAGGTGCTAAATGAGCGCTCCATTTTGTGCTAA
- the trm14 gene encoding tRNA (guanine(6)-N2)-methyltransferase, giving the protein MKLMLTTSRGIEDLARKEVEGLLRKRGVKVTVKEKPLEVEGRLLAEVEESFYIDEKGKKRTLEVATLLNERSRLLHRVIIHIASAKLKTLEEIYDFVYNLPIEKYVKVSESFAVRGFRKGEHEFTSLDIARSVGSAIHDRLSRYGTPKVNLNHPSVIFRAELVGDAFFLGIDTTGDSSLHKRPWRVYDHPAHLKASIANAMIELAEIDENASVIDPMCGSGTILIELALKGHEGAIIGIDKYMKHLKGAEMNALAAGILDKIRFIHGDATRLSKYVESVDFALSNLPYGLKIGRKNLIPELYMDFFAELSKVLEKRGVFLTTEKKAIEEAFEENGFKVEHHRLVGHGGLRVHLYVIS; this is encoded by the coding sequence ATGAAGCTCATGCTCACGACATCCAGAGGTATTGAAGATCTCGCCAGAAAGGAGGTCGAGGGACTGTTAAGGAAGAGGGGCGTTAAAGTCACAGTTAAGGAAAAGCCCCTCGAGGTAGAAGGAAGATTGTTGGCAGAGGTAGAGGAAAGCTTTTATATCGATGAAAAAGGAAAGAAGCGGACACTCGAGGTTGCGACACTTTTGAACGAGAGATCACGGCTTTTGCATAGAGTTATTATTCATATCGCTTCAGCTAAGCTGAAAACGCTCGAAGAGATTTATGATTTCGTCTACAACCTTCCTATCGAGAAGTATGTTAAGGTGAGCGAGAGTTTTGCCGTCAGAGGCTTTAGGAAAGGAGAGCATGAATTTACGAGCCTTGATATTGCGAGAAGTGTTGGGAGTGCAATCCATGATAGACTTTCAAGGTATGGAACGCCCAAAGTTAACTTGAACCACCCAAGCGTTATTTTTAGGGCTGAACTCGTGGGAGATGCCTTTTTCTTGGGAATTGACACTACAGGGGATTCTTCGCTCCACAAGAGGCCTTGGCGCGTTTATGATCACCCAGCGCATCTAAAAGCTTCTATAGCAAATGCAATGATTGAGCTTGCCGAGATTGATGAGAACGCTTCAGTGATTGACCCTATGTGCGGCAGTGGAACGATACTAATTGAACTCGCGCTTAAGGGGCATGAAGGGGCAATCATTGGAATCGATAAATACATGAAGCACTTGAAAGGAGCGGAAATGAACGCCCTAGCTGCTGGGATTCTTGACAAAATTAGGTTCATCCACGGCGACGCGACAAGGCTGAGTAAATATGTGGAGAGTGTTGACTTTGCGTTGAGCAATTTACCCTACGGCCTTAAAATTGGGCGCAAGAACCTAATTCCAGAGCTCTACATGGACTTCTTCGCCGAGCTCTCAAAGGTTTTGGAAAAGCGGGGGGTATTCTTAACTACCGAGAAAAAAGCGATAGAGGAAGCTTTTGAAGAGAACGGCTTTAAAGTAGAGCACCACCGCTTGGTCGGACATGGCGGCTTGAGAGTTCACCTCTATGTTATTAGTTAG
- a CDS encoding ABC transporter ATP-binding protein: MSFVKVVGLTKSYNNSKALDNVSLEIERGEIFCIMGHSGAGKTTLLRVLALLEKPDSGEYYFDGEEVDWNDSLRKSITMVFQIPVMFNTTVFKNVAYGLRIRGYPKLEIEKKVRDVLRLVGLEGYENRKAKSLSGGEKQRVAIARAIVLEPKLLLMDEPTANLDPTNSAIIEEIVKEIVRENETTIVFSTHNLFQAKRLAHRVAHIHRGRVVEVGNTEEVFEKPKNEITRKFISGELF, encoded by the coding sequence ATGAGCTTCGTTAAGGTTGTTGGACTGACAAAGAGCTATAACAACTCAAAGGCCCTCGATAACGTGAGTCTGGAAATCGAGAGGGGCGAAATATTCTGCATAATGGGGCACAGCGGGGCCGGAAAGACCACACTTCTCAGAGTTCTCGCACTTCTGGAAAAGCCAGATTCCGGAGAGTATTATTTTGACGGGGAAGAGGTTGACTGGAACGACAGCCTCAGAAAGAGCATCACCATGGTCTTCCAGATACCCGTGATGTTCAACACAACGGTCTTTAAGAACGTCGCCTACGGGCTTAGGATAAGGGGATACCCAAAATTGGAAATAGAAAAGAAGGTGAGGGACGTCCTCAGGCTTGTTGGGCTTGAGGGCTATGAAAACCGGAAGGCAAAGTCCCTCTCCGGCGGAGAAAAACAGCGCGTGGCCATAGCGAGAGCGATAGTCCTTGAGCCCAAGCTACTGCTCATGGACGAGCCAACGGCAAACCTTGACCCCACAAACTCGGCAATAATCGAGGAGATAGTGAAGGAAATTGTTAGGGAAAATGAGACAACGATAGTCTTCTCCACACACAACCTCTTTCAGGCAAAGCGGCTGGCCCACAGAGTGGCCCACATCCACAGGGGTAGAGTTGTGGAGGTCGGAAACACAGAGGAAGTCTTTGAGAAACCAAAGAATGAGATAACGAGAAAGTTCATCAGCGGTGAGCTTTTCTGA
- a CDS encoding ABC transporter permease produces the protein MAWDYILQGFSEALGLITEPYVVEIALRSIKVSGIATIMAVAWSLPLSMLIGLKNFRGKWLVKTFVNGLMGVPTVIWGLILYLFLVPKGPLGGLGLLYTEMGISFGQALLITPIIISIVVNSLETIEEEIRELALTLGADEIRASLQVVFESAGGIILAVIAGFNRAIAELGIALMIGGNIYVRGGYYNTRVLTTAIQMYTVRAEMSIAIALGIILMGIVLGVNLLSNLIRKWLS, from the coding sequence ATGGCATGGGACTACATACTTCAGGGATTTTCAGAGGCCCTCGGGCTTATAACCGAGCCTTACGTGGTAGAGATAGCCCTTAGGTCAATAAAGGTCTCGGGGATAGCCACAATAATGGCCGTTGCATGGTCACTTCCCCTCTCCATGCTGATAGGCCTTAAAAACTTCCGCGGAAAGTGGCTTGTTAAGACCTTTGTTAACGGACTTATGGGGGTACCTACTGTTATCTGGGGCTTGATACTCTATCTTTTCCTTGTGCCAAAGGGGCCTCTCGGGGGACTAGGGCTCCTCTACACCGAGATGGGAATAAGCTTCGGGCAGGCTTTACTCATAACCCCCATAATCATAAGCATAGTCGTGAACTCACTGGAGACCATTGAGGAGGAAATAAGGGAGCTCGCTCTGACCCTCGGCGCGGACGAGATAAGAGCGTCCCTCCAAGTGGTCTTTGAGAGTGCCGGAGGAATAATACTCGCGGTGATAGCCGGGTTCAACAGGGCTATTGCTGAACTCGGAATAGCACTGATGATAGGGGGAAACATCTACGTAAGGGGAGGCTACTACAACACGCGCGTCCTTACGACCGCAATCCAGATGTACACAGTGAGGGCTGAGATGAGCATAGCCATAGCCCTCGGAATAATCCTCATGGGCATAGTCTTGGGGGTGAACCTTCTCTCAAACCTCATCAGGAAGTGGCTGTCATGA
- a CDS encoding substrate-binding domain-containing protein produces the protein MRGEHVMNKKVAVFAVLLIIGVTFGCIGSSPQETDTSEKPKVLTISTTTSLYDTGILENIVAPAFKEKYNIELRFIPKGTGGAIMDAKNGASDAILVHALSKEQAFMEEGYGVNRKVFAYNFFVIVGPKDDPAGIRGLSVTEALKKIAEYGKAHPDQPVWVSRDDGSGTNTKEIALWKAAGFDFEELKNEKWFGTTGSGMGNTLLYTSERKAYTLSDIGTYLKYQKEGKIDLDVLVDKGEQLINVYAIIIINPEKIESKDFDGAMLLAKWLTSEEGQKAIAEYGKKEFGRALFYPAIPVLEKKEGNVFKWMLKYGFMKDGDSYTECPSKFRHNAAYDFFEFPATVVEG, from the coding sequence GTGAGAGGTGAGCACGTTATGAATAAGAAGGTTGCAGTTTTTGCTGTCCTTTTGATTATTGGCGTGACGTTCGGGTGCATTGGGAGCTCTCCTCAGGAGACAGACACTTCCGAGAAGCCAAAAGTCTTAACAATTTCGACGACAACAAGCTTGTACGACACTGGAATCCTAGAGAATATTGTTGCACCGGCGTTTAAGGAAAAATACAACATCGAGCTGCGTTTCATACCTAAAGGGACAGGTGGAGCAATAATGGATGCAAAGAACGGGGCAAGTGATGCGATTTTAGTCCACGCGCTTTCCAAGGAGCAGGCGTTTATGGAAGAAGGTTACGGGGTCAACAGAAAGGTCTTCGCGTACAACTTCTTCGTAATCGTCGGGCCAAAGGACGACCCGGCAGGAATCAGGGGATTGAGCGTTACCGAGGCCCTTAAGAAGATAGCGGAGTATGGAAAAGCCCACCCAGACCAGCCCGTGTGGGTCTCAAGGGACGACGGTTCGGGTACCAATACAAAGGAGATAGCCCTGTGGAAAGCAGCAGGCTTTGACTTTGAGGAGCTCAAGAACGAGAAGTGGTTCGGAACAACAGGGTCAGGAATGGGGAACACCCTCCTCTACACCAGCGAGAGAAAGGCCTACACCCTCTCGGACATTGGAACATACCTCAAATATCAGAAAGAGGGCAAAATAGATCTGGACGTGCTCGTTGACAAAGGGGAGCAGCTCATAAACGTGTACGCCATAATCATAATAAACCCCGAGAAGATTGAAAGCAAGGACTTTGATGGTGCAATGCTCCTGGCCAAGTGGCTCACCTCCGAAGAGGGACAGAAAGCAATAGCTGAATACGGAAAGAAGGAGTTTGGAAGGGCCCTCTTTTACCCCGCGATTCCCGTGCTGGAGAAGAAGGAGGGAAACGTCTTTAAGTGGATGCTCAAATACGGCTTCATGAAGGACGGGGACAGCTACACGGAGTGCCCATCAAAGTTCCGCCACAACGCCGCATACGACTTCTTTGAGTTCCCGGCTACAGTGGTGGAGGGTTAA
- a CDS encoding GTPase — translation MKQKKAWGVVKEVINEADIVIEVVDARDPIGTRNEKVERLVKESGKELLIVMNKADLVPKAWAEEYKRKHKDVSIVFISAREHLGTGILRRELKKLAKKLPKGEEERVKVALVGYPNVGKSTIINVLKGKRAVGTAPIPGYTKGKQLIKLSKKIWLIDSPGVVPIDDFDELVIRGGFPADKIENPVKPALKLIRRILETRKEALTERYGIKEFKSEEEILEGIGRRKGIIRTGGEVDLEETARYFLREWQTGRFNLFGGDERKKDDIIYDFEDILDEVERELLLDPRRIIWKFKNELEPSKVKKVGFREVEEFIVGIATGFKKCHGGVKLLEELTGKKVIASECFGGKWKGVVAILG, via the coding sequence ATGAAGCAGAAGAAAGCGTGGGGAGTAGTAAAGGAAGTAATAAATGAAGCTGACATTGTTATTGAAGTTGTTGACGCGAGAGATCCTATTGGAACGAGAAACGAAAAAGTGGAACGCTTAGTTAAAGAGAGCGGGAAAGAACTCTTAATAGTTATGAATAAAGCAGATTTAGTGCCCAAGGCGTGGGCGGAAGAGTACAAGAGAAAGCATAAAGATGTCTCAATAGTTTTCATAAGTGCAAGAGAACATCTCGGAACAGGAATACTGCGGAGAGAACTTAAAAAACTAGCTAAAAAACTTCCAAAAGGAGAAGAGGAGAGAGTGAAAGTTGCATTGGTGGGCTACCCAAACGTCGGGAAAAGCACAATAATAAACGTCCTAAAAGGGAAGAGAGCTGTAGGGACAGCACCGATCCCCGGCTACACCAAGGGCAAGCAGCTCATAAAGCTCTCAAAAAAGATTTGGTTAATAGATTCACCCGGTGTCGTGCCCATAGATGACTTTGACGAACTCGTTATTAGAGGGGGATTTCCAGCGGATAAGATAGAAAACCCCGTGAAGCCCGCATTAAAACTCATTAGAAGAATTTTAGAGACGAGAAAAGAAGCTCTAACTGAGAGATATGGAATAAAGGAGTTTAAGAGCGAAGAAGAGATTTTAGAAGGCATAGGGCGGAGAAAGGGCATAATAAGAACAGGTGGGGAAGTAGATTTAGAGGAAACAGCACGCTACTTCTTAAGAGAATGGCAAACGGGAAGATTCAACCTATTTGGGGGCGATGAGAGGAAAAAAGACGATATCATATACGACTTCGAGGATATATTGGATGAAGTAGAGAGGGAGCTTTTACTCGACCCAAGAAGAATCATTTGGAAGTTTAAGAATGAATTGGAGCCGAGTAAAGTTAAGAAAGTCGGTTTTAGAGAGGTAGAGGAGTTCATTGTGGGTATTGCAACAGGATTTAAGAAGTGCCACGGAGGAGTAAAGCTTTTGGAGGAGCTTACGGGTAAGAAGGTCATAGCGAGCGAGTGCTTTGGAGGAAAGTGGAAGGGAGTGGTGGCGATTCTGGGATGA
- a CDS encoding TIGR04076 family protein has translation MEKLIIRVVEIRGKCPVFKVGHKIVIKGPTIILKETDAVCTHAFASLLPYIVALRKGINPPEIGLGTGEKAYVQCLDPGPPYTEGGTVIFEITRESDGDEAEESVGSSKGSNK, from the coding sequence GTGGAAAAATTAATAATTAGGGTAGTAGAGATTAGAGGAAAATGCCCAGTTTTTAAAGTAGGGCATAAAATAGTTATAAAAGGTCCAACAATCATTTTAAAAGAGACCGATGCAGTATGCACTCATGCTTTTGCATCACTGCTACCATATATAGTGGCACTGCGTAAAGGTATTAATCCCCCCGAAATAGGGCTTGGAACGGGAGAGAAAGCTTATGTTCAATGTCTCGATCCTGGGCCGCCATACACAGAAGGTGGGACTGTGATATTTGAGATAACGCGAGAGAGTGATGGGGATGAAGCAGAAGAAAGCGTGGGGAGTAGTAAAGGAAGTAATAAATGA
- a CDS encoding DUF515 domain-containing protein, with product MSENIEEKIKRLRELGKAAAEPESSAPPLKPTRIPKRPPKKPSRIGSLRERERRKRILIGAAVVTIILLISIAAAYMYMQGKAARELEAAKNAKLNEVNAYFKGNLSDDPVKNQLIVKIKAAQSIDELAQIDVKAAYEARVAEIKREQELEAQRKAQEEINKAKSEKLAEVELEFSPLLNQPLPEDLKNEVITTLNSLKDSINKAQSKEEISEVDPTPYLVDLWRKYYYYIIDSTPSQKVILKRNGEKRIYTKVEAKYEISKITDYSELLKYTIEKAEMVKIALVLTRESVVGGYLQPGEKIQVFAKNTSNIYMKIVDEGFVDLVLLPTQAGTISVSEAQSESNAYTSQSTTKYSQTTSESTTYKPGTSTISNSQSTEENEEYSSGQTSSESSSASYNYNVNLGEILKAIAANKIVAPDEVKESLDMYGWKIMELEQATKMLALDPSTPVLVIIEVPSEFVSDILTYKDKLYIAKVIG from the coding sequence GTGTCTGAGAATATAGAAGAAAAAATTAAAAGGTTGAGGGAGCTAGGTAAAGCTGCCGCGGAACCTGAATCTTCAGCTCCCCCCTTAAAACCTACTAGGATACCTAAAAGGCCCCCTAAAAAGCCTTCTAGGATTGGGAGCCTGAGAGAGAGGGAGAGAAGAAAGAGAATTTTGATAGGAGCCGCAGTGGTTACTATAATCTTGTTGATATCTATTGCCGCTGCTTATATGTATATGCAAGGGAAGGCAGCTAGGGAGTTAGAGGCTGCTAAAAATGCTAAGCTTAATGAGGTTAATGCCTACTTCAAAGGAAATTTGAGTGATGACCCTGTGAAAAACCAATTGATTGTTAAGATTAAGGCTGCCCAAAGTATAGACGAGCTGGCTCAAATCGATGTAAAAGCTGCATATGAAGCTAGAGTTGCAGAAATCAAAAGAGAACAAGAATTGGAAGCTCAAAGAAAAGCACAGGAGGAGATTAATAAAGCCAAGAGTGAGAAGCTTGCTGAAGTGGAATTGGAATTTAGTCCCCTACTGAACCAGCCTTTACCAGAAGATTTGAAAAATGAAGTTATAACCACTTTAAACTCCTTAAAAGACAGTATAAATAAAGCTCAATCTAAAGAAGAGATAAGCGAAGTTGATCCTACTCCGTATCTTGTAGATCTTTGGAGGAAGTACTATTACTACATCATAGATTCTACTCCATCTCAAAAAGTTATCTTGAAAAGGAATGGAGAAAAGCGTATATACACAAAAGTCGAAGCAAAATATGAGATAAGCAAGATTACTGACTATAGTGAGCTTTTAAAGTACACAATTGAGAAAGCTGAGATGGTTAAAATTGCTCTGGTTCTTACGAGAGAAAGCGTTGTGGGCGGCTACCTCCAGCCGGGTGAGAAAATACAGGTGTTTGCAAAGAACACTAGTAATATATATATGAAAATCGTTGATGAGGGTTTTGTGGATCTTGTGCTCCTACCCACACAGGCCGGTACAATTTCTGTGAGCGAGGCTCAATCTGAGTCCAACGCCTATACGAGCCAGTCTACAACTAAGTACAGCCAGACCACCTCAGAGTCTACCACATACAAACCGGGAACATCAACTATATCAAATTCTCAATCGACAGAGGAGAATGAAGAGTATTCAAGTGGGCAGACATCTTCAGAATCCTCAAGTGCTTCATACAACTACAACGTAAATCTTGGGGAAATTCTAAAAGCCATTGCAGCTAATAAGATAGTAGCACCTGATGAAGTTAAGGAATCCTTGGATATGTATGGATGGAAGATTATGGAGCTAGAACAAGCAACGAAGATGTTGGCATTAGACCCAAGTACACCCGTGCTAGTGATAATAGAAGTTCCTTCAGAGTTTGTCTCAGATATACTTACCTACAAGGATAAGCTGTACATAGCAAAAGTGATTGGGTGA